The region AGCTGTCATCTCGCTAATTTGTAACAGTAAATTACAGTTAGGAGAGCTGATGGGTCGTCCCAGAGTTAGACAGTTTATTTGGGACTTTGGTAATTTAGGATATTTCTGTAAGGCAAGGCAagataaggcaaggcaactttatttatatagcacttttcatacacaaggcagactcaaagtgcttcacatataaacattgtcatacaataaaataaaataatagatatttagctgaaagctaaagcaaacataaaatagaaaaaggcattttagtattaaaatagaaaataaaggcaaagttaaatgtatttaagatttagcagaaagctatagcaaacataaaagtcttcagtcttgttttaaaggtgctcagagttggggcaagtcttaaatcctctgggagtttattccagctatttgttgcataatCCTGCTTTcctatgttttgtgtttactctggggataattaacagaatggtctcagaggatcttagtggtctagaaggctgatgtagtggaagcatatcagttaaatattttgggcctaaaccatgtagggatttataggttagcaacatgattttaaagtcaattctctgacctacaggaagccaatgtaacgattttagaattggtgtaatatgatcaaattttttggtctttgtttagaactctagcagcagcattctgaacaagctgaagcttcctcagagtttgttttgggagacctgtaaggagaccattgcagtaatcaagcttactagtgataaaggcatgtacaagtttttgtaagtcttcggtggacatgagccctctaagtcttgctacatttttaaggtgataatatgctgattttgtaactgatttgatgtgactgtcgaaatgtaaatctgaatccatgataacccctagatttctggctttgattgaggttttcagggacagagagtgaaggtgttcggttactttaagcctttccgttttagaaccaaatacaattatctctgttttgtcctcatttagttgaaggaaatttcggcacatccattctttcacttgctcaatgcactggcacagccctatgggccgatagtcatttggtgatagcgatacatagatttgcgtgtcatcagcataccaatgatggtcaatattgttattttgcatgatttgccctaagACAAATTTCCTATCTGGAGTTAAGATAAGAACCCTGCATCGGCCGTTCTGAAATGACTTTTTTCCTAAATCCGATCCTAACCCTTGCTACCATGGTTACCAAACAGATTAGATAGGATTTTCGAGTAAGGAAGTTTGTGTAATACGGATATCAGGACAGAGTAGATCAAACAATGCAACGTAATACATTTAATCTAGATATTATATAGTTATAttataatctatatatattgtataatttTATTATAATCTATGCATatctatataaaatatatattatattataatcgTTATTCTACATTCTACAACGTGGGCTAGCCACTCCGTCCGTAGGCGGAGTAAAACGTTTAGCTCCGCCCACATTTATTTTAACCCTGATCTGCGTGCTGCAGTCAGGTGCACAAAGATCACCGAATGCGGAAGTACTACGCATAAACGCGATAATCCCCTATTGAACTTCTGCCGGCTTGGCACGAGAGGAGAAAGAGCACCAGCCATGGCAGACTACTCAAACGTGGCGCCCCCGTCCTCACGTGCCCGCTGGGTTGAACGACCCGTTCAAAGACGCGCTTCAACGAGCGAGACAGGTATAcgcttcttttttcttttaccaCTGGCGACTTCGAAGTTAAgagctgattatggttccaggTTCACACAACGctatgaccacgcagacgctttgaCGCACTTTACGCCTCGTTCACACCTTGTTCAAACTACATGTGTCCGTCGAAGGATGACCGAGGCCGTGTCTGTCAGGGGACTAGTCTTCTTAGacgcatactgcagccaatTAAATCACTTCCCGCTACAAAGCCGATGTGTGGATCTAAATACAAAGTTCGTAGTCAGGTGACTAACAACAATCCTATCGATTCAACATTTCTTAAAAAGTATATAACAGCCGGAATTTTCCTGTTTCTTCCTGCTTGCTATGCAAAATGGATTCAGTAGTCGCGTGGAGTGCATTTCAATAAAGCCTTGTTCACAGTACCTCCGTCggtcgacggatctcattgactttgcatggggcgctcgcgaaatgcatcgtggtgcatgcaATTCTGCTCTGTGGCCTGCATCAACAAGTTGAGAAACTTTTCAGATCGCCGTTATGCAAATACAACGCTGGATCGATTTTGCAATAATAAGCAGGCAAAATCCGgccgttaatttttttttaaagaattgtGGAATGATATGATTGTTTTTTAGTCAgttgtttgtgtcatcttttgtatttatatccacacatcggctttgtagcgggaagcgatctgattggctgcagcatGCGTCTACGAAGTCTACTGTTTGTTTGCACACTTAAAGAATAGAAaccactgtcttttttttttttaaagcgctCCCTCAGACGTCTAACCATATTCAGTATTCAAGGCGTTATCGGTATTTTTTTCCGAAATGTGCTTCTGTTCCTGGGGTTGGGTGAAGCCTGGCCATGTTTGTTAGTAGTGGGAGTATGAGGGAATAGGCATGTTCTCATGTTAGCCGTTTCTCCTCAACAGACCAACCAGAGACAAAGAAAGTTGCACCTAGTAGTGTCTGACCAAGTATCTTTTCTTAAACTTTAATCCAAAATATCGTACTTGCTCCTTTGTTTTACAGCCTTCTCGGGTGAAATGGGCGGGCCCCCAAGGTAAATATAGGCGCAACATTTTCCACTTCACTTTGGATTCTACTTATTTTATCATTGTTGACTTTGAAGTTTCACAACCCCTAATCGTACTTCTTTCATTTGTTGATTAGGACCGCATCGGAAGACTTCAAGGTTCCCGATGGCATGGTTGGATTCAGTGAGTCATTTGTAATGCATTTTTAATGTACCCCTTCAGGCAAaccgtgtgtttgttttgtaacGCCTTTATCTAAACCCTTTCAGTTATTGGGCGAGGCGGAGAGCAGATATCCCGTATAAAGCAGGCATCTGGTTGTAAAATACAGATCGCCCCAGGTAAACACACTTCTACATTTACATGTTAGCTTCATACCAGAGATGTGTAGGAACCTGTGTTATGATAAACGATGCTGAACCCAAGAGCAGACTGAGACGATGTTGAAGGGataaaaaggggtttattgaaCAAGGTGGGTAGCAGGTAGTGGATGAGGGAGCCGGGGGAAGAGCGAGGTGGGCGAGCTGGAGTGAGTGATCCGGGTAACTGCAGGCAGAGGAACAAAAGTTAGATGTGGTCCAAAAACAACAAGAGActtgagaaagagagcgaggtaGCAAGTTATACTAGAGCCAGGCACGTATAGTTACCACGGTAGTGCGTAGTACGATCTGGCGCCGACAGCAGGGAATCCAAGGGTTTATGAAGGGGGTTGATTGGGGATGAAGACCAGGTGAGCATGATTGTAGATGAGGGCCAGGTGTGAGGtgtgacagacaggaggagtggCAGACCAAGAGGAGGAAAACACGGCAGACTGCTGACACCACAACAACCTGTACACTAATCCTTCTCCTTTTTGTCATGCAGACAGTGGCGGCATGCCCGATAGATCGGTGACATTGACAGGATCCCCAGACGCCATCCAGTAAGTTCTCCtccacatgttttttttttttattataaagtTGGGATGTCATCACAGTGGTTGGTAGCATAAGCTAATGTCTTTTCAAACTCCTTATAGGGCTGCGAAGAGGCTCCTCACAGAGATTGTGGAGAAGGGTCGCCCAACACCAGCATTCCACCACAACGAGGGCCCTGGCATGTCGGTTCAGGAGATCATGGTCCCTGCTTCTAAAGCCGGCTTGGTCATTGGCAAGGGAGGGGAAACCATTAAGAGCCTTCAGGTTAGTTGTCAAGCTTGGATGCTAAACAATAAGTCTTAATTTGTCTATCTTCAACATTAACTCAACtttgtatatattttacattaacCAGGAAAGAGCCGGAGTTAAGATGGTCATGATCCAGGAGGGACCTCAAAACACGGGCGCAGACAAACCTCTCCGGATTTCGGGGGAAGCTTTCAAAGTTCAGGTTGGTGGTCCTACCAACCTGGCCATTCCCTTAAGTAGCGCCATGATGAGGTCACCTGTCCTAACCATCCATGTGTCTTTCAGCAAGCCAAAGAGTTGGTGATGGAGCTGATCAGAGACCAGGGGttcagagagcagaggggggagTATGGCTCTAGGTTGGGGGGTGGTGACAGCTTAGATGTGAGTAACATTGAAGTAAGCTGATCGTTTTCTAATCCACCATCCACTTACATCGGGCACGGGGTGTCAAGAGGTTTCTCCTGACCGCAGCTGCTACtcaatgtccccccccccaggtcccagTGCCGAGGTTTAGGGTCGGAACCGTCATCGGTAGCAAAGGTCAAACGATCAAGATGATCCAAAGCGACACGGGCGTCCGCATCCAGTTCAAACAAGacgacggcaccacgccggagAGGATAGCCCAGATCATGGGCCCGCCCGAGCAGGCCCAGAAAGCGGCCGACATTATCGCTGAGATCTTGAGGTTTGGTGAAATGCACTATATTGTCAGAAAATGTTTGGCCGTtatagaaagaagaaaaaattaaAGATGATATGCGTTGTTAAGTTTTGACCCTGAGGGGGAGCCACAGTTGATGCTTCATATGCACGTACGTCCTTATGTCTCTCGCACATTCTGGTGTATTCTGATTGAGTTGTATGATCAtattctattccgattgagctgttcttccacttctgATCAGaccagaagtgtccatgtaacgagggagaattaacgatcaatttTAATTGCATTTTGAAGTAGTTCATTTCAATATAGAaatattaatgattaatcgaaaATCTATCGTTAATTCTCCTgacgatcgactaagacaaTTTAATCGAATGCCCGTCCCTAATATATTACGTTGTAGTCACAACATCCGAAGCATTGATCGATGAAGGATTGAGGCATGAGTAAGAAATGTAAACGACGAAGAAGAAAGGAGTTGTGAACGACTGCGTTaccggagaaagagagggtaTTTTTCTTGCTTAATTTCACATACACCAAACTCTGGGAAAATGTAGTTGATTCTGTGTTAAACTGTGAAAACAGGGAGTGGAAGGCCGGGACCCTATATTGTTCAGCTCACtgttgataataataaaataaatattttctatGTACGCGTGCAACTGTGAactcatgtaggcctattgtaatttattgtatgatgtgtacttttagggtTATGATAATACCTATCTTTAAGGGTTCACCATGAATGACTcgaaaagcagtgccaacatttaaatattttctaaCAATTCAGTctaacaaaaggcaacaggcttatTAGGTTgacactcaatgacatgcaaatgcacaccaaagcgtcatcaacacgcccagaAGTGGTGTGAGATATACAGACTTTCTAtacctcattcacatataaggtaatttacatttcctacggatAAAATACAACCTCAGAGGTAGTACTTTTTCAGGAGATTCCCAGGGTACCAATTTCTGGATATGTTGTTCAATTCCAACACACGCCCATCAGGAGAAAAGTCGGAGAACATCAAGATAACATGTAGCCTATGTGTGATAGAAGAAGATGCCTAGGtgaattaaaaaatgtaatcccACGCATAAGGGATTCCTGTGCATAGAAATGCCTGTGATCTTTACAATCTTTTTGGATAAGGCATCTGCTAAGAACCATAACCATATTTCAGTTAAATTCAGCTGAGGGTTGTATAAATATAGCCAATGCTAAGATTGATATTTGAGTGTGGATGAGTTGAGTTATGGTTGGACAGTAATCAGACACTGAACATAGCAACCATCAACTTCAGTCTCTTTTCTTGTCTTTATTGCACAACCTTTGAAATATTATCTGTTTTCTGTGGGTAAGGTGCGGGAGGTAGTTCGACATGCTTCTTAAAATGTAAACCACAGTCAatactagaaaatgcatttcctgcagaaaatgcggtgagtgctgttgtacaaagtgaggttgaaaatatgttttaaaaacGCAAAATAGATTAAGCggtaaagaaacgttaaatggcttaaatcaagtgaagggatttgaacagagttcaaaaatctaaatggagtaaacaatgtaagcattcgcactatttaaaaaaaatgtaaatggttggaaacaaataaagacaGATGAATGAAAagtgcaaagcattgctaaaaatgcagaaatgggaaatgaattgaactgaagaatctgaaaggtcaaatgtattgcactGCACTGCTGGAAACCTGGAAGCTGAAATCAAAAACTGACTGACGCTGAATTGCATTCCCTGATGAAGCAAAGCGCTGAAAAACATTGTTACAAAAGCTGGAAGCTAAACTGTAATACTATCAAAGCTGGAAgatagtggtagtagtggtagtggtagtagtagtagtagtaactaGTAGTAACTgacatagtagtagtagctgaagtaatagCGGTGCTGGCTGCACAAACAATATGCATTATGAAAGGTGGAGTATTGATTGATGTTTGTAGAAAGAATTATAATAATCCCGCCAGTTATTTAAAAAACAGCCCTAATTTAATGTACTTGcctaatgctttttttttttgaattgttTATTTGATCCACAATCAGCTATCTCATACATAGATGAGTGCTGTTCTTCCTGAGGTCAAAAATTCCAAATTGCATATCTTATTTGACATAAAAGCATGCATTCACACAGCAAACAAGAACAAAAAcattcaacaaaaacaaaaacaaaaagagggAATGAAAATCATTACTTGATTTAAATTGGTTAAGATTATTCTACAAAgagaaaaacattatttaacaCCATGTATCACCAAATAcaatttcaattttattttaaacGCCATTTTACTTGTTTCATTTGCCGAATGCTCAACatgattaaaggtcccatggcatgataAATTCACTTTATGAGTTGTTAACATCAATATGCGTTTCCTTAGCTTGCCTATgttcccccagtagctagaaatggcgtaaggtgtaaaacgagcactagctatcctgctctgccttcgAAAAAACCATGCTTGACTCGCCCTTTTGGACATTTTCCTTGCATGTCGTCATACAGGGAaaagttacctccccttctcttctttgtccaatgagctacgaccgtgcgagcggcacatgtgtgtgtgtgtgtgtgtgtgtgcgtgaatacacacactgtaacgcaagtgttgtacacttctttgttgtttggataaccgttctgctgttggtgttatggtgcataacccgtctctggtatttccacaacgagactcgtagtgggggttatctcagccatggttgagaaggaattggggggaagggaactttggctttgactccctgaagtaggctacatgaaCACATTGAacagcgacatggaggagaaagggattgctgCCCGTGATGGCGGCCTGCGATTGtttcccgccggagccccgcaggcagcggggctccggcgggaaaCAATCGCAGGCCGCCATCACGGGCAGCAATCCCTTTCTCGCGGTTCAGTCTAGCGCTGCCCACTGCCCGCTGCCGCGAGGCGCCAGCACCTCGGGGCGTTGGgtcctcggcgctgcccgcttcCCCCTACCGAGGCAGCTCGGCTCCGGCCGGAGACAACAGCGGTCaaccttccctttctcctccatgtcgcgtttcagtctacttcagattgatgtggaaaaccagagacgtcggagaacccgaggTGTCGTTTGAGAATTGAGATTATTAATATCGTATCGTTTGGACCAATATACAGACTCAGAAGTCTGTATATTGGTTACATTGGCAGCATGTAGCTCTGCGCCGTGGATTTGTTCTTGCATTATTTTAACTTTAATTAACACTTTCTTTGGTATGAATGGTTTGCAAACGAATAATTCAAGCCAAGCtgcatatttttgtttaaacaAAGGTCATATTGTTTCATATTTagtgtgtctgtctcttccAGCTTTCTGCGCGGTTTCACATCCCGGCTCAAGTGTATTACAAGGATGTACTGGAATCTACGCAAGGCACTTCCATGTGCTCTGCTGAACCACACGTTAACTAGAAGTTCTGTTTGACTCCACATGGTCCTGAGTTATACTTTTATTATATTCATGGTGATCAGGGAATATGTGTTTTTGTCAAAGACCAGCAGGATGTGCTCGTGTGAAATCCACATTTAAGATCATAAAGGATATAGGCTGGTGTGGTTTCATCACATTATTAATACAAGCTATACTGTTGAAGCCCTGTGAATCATTAGGagcagtggcgtaaatatcgacgatGCAACCGGTGAACTGTACCGTGGCCCAGACGGCGTCAGGGGCCCATGGCATGGAGgaaggaaaaaatatatatcgccCAGGGCGGCAAATTTGTCgtgggcgccctctggtggcgcccttaattaattaactaaATTATACGAAACCCTCACCGTAGGACAACgcgaccacccccccccccccccgctcggaaGTCCTGTTCAGGGgcacaaaataaacatttccaCCCAGGCATATCACCATGATGTTACGCCACTGTTTAGGAGTTGAACGAACAGTGCTGTAACCAGACGCGTGGATGTAGCCTACTATTTGAACTGTGTGATAATGAATGAAGCCACACATAAGTATGAACATCTCCAACTTTCGGGACAGACATTTCAACAAGGCATAAAGTAATGTTGAACATTACAGTTCTTTCTTTCATCCTTTATTTTAACAagacatttctttttttctcctttctttTCTCACCCAGTTTGGAAGCACGGATATACGACACTCAATAAGCACCGAGTACTTCGATAGAGGGCTATCTATATCGCATTGTTATGTATAAAAGTCGTTCGTATCGATCATGATGAACAGAGAGGTATCGACGGACGACGGGTGACGATCAGcaacggggagggggagggggggtttggggAACGGCATCTCCGTGAGCTCGCGATGAGTTGAATTTGAGCGCGAGACTGGGCGTGAATGAATACGGCCATCTTCTGTCGCCGGGCACGAGAGGAGAAACAGCACCAGTCATGGCAGACTACTCGAACGTGGCTCCCCCGTCCTCTAACGCGCCCGCCGGGATGAACGACGCATTCAAAGACGCGCTTCAACGAGCGAGACAGGTATGGGCCTCGTATTTTTTCCCACTACTTGCGACTTCGAAGTTCGGTTTTTAAATGGTATTTAAAGCATGAAAATGACCGCGTCAGCTTACCTGCTAACGTCATGCAGTATCATGCAAGGCTAGAGTAAGGGGCTAAATTGGTTAGCTatcgtttatttttttctcccgtGTTTAATGGaaatttttgttttttaaatgtggtaTACGGTTCGAGCTGAATATGTGAATTTTGTTTTGGTCCGTTCAAAGCTGTGTTGGTTAAATCCCGTCTATGCAACGACGCAACTTGGTAGCATGCTAGCTAACATGGAAGTAACCGCATTCTTTTGTTGGATCCGTCTTCCGGGAAAGCACGTAGGCCACCCTTTGCGGCTTGCTACCTTTTCAATGTTCATGATCAGTTTGGTTAAtacaattgttttaattatCTAATGCATAGATCGCGGCTAAGATCGGAGTCGACGGCGTTGCTGCACCTACAACAAACGAGTTTGGCTACGGAGGCCAGAAAAGGCCCCTGGAAGATGCTGGTGGGTATTTTCCCATGCCTAACCTCAATATAGGTCAGTGGCCTAAATTGATACATTGATAGTTCTCCCCCCACTTAACATGCTTGCCTGTATGAAATGTGACAAAGGTAGTGTATTTCTAGATCCAAACGCCTTATTTTTCATTGAGTATGGTACATTGCGGAACGCTGTGACTCTCATGCTTTTTCAATTGCCTGAAGTTCTTTATTTAAATGTGTGCTACTCTATTGTATGGGGGGCTGTTGTTGGAGGTCTCCGGTTATTGATGCCAGGTTGGGGCTGGAGTAGAAAAGAGGGCGTGTTTCGAACTTGTGGTCATCTtgatttatgttatttgtttatGTGCAGTTATCATGATTCTTATTGGAAATTAAATTGTTATATTTAAAAACGACCAGGGATCATTTTTAATTGATTAGACATTTGCTCGGGCAGGGTAGGCAGTGTATTTGTGTTATTTGTATGCACACTTGAAGAATAGAAACCAGTCTTTTCAAAGTACTCCCTGTGACGTCTAACCATATTCAGTATTCAAGGCGCTGTCTGTATTAAATTTGCAGAAATGTGCATTGGTTCGGTGAAGCCTGGTCATGTTTGTAAGTAGTGGGAGTATGAGGGAATAGGCATGTACTCATGTTGGCTGTTTCTCCTCCACAGACCAACCAGAGACAAAGAAAGTGGCACCTAGTGACCGTGAGTACATTTTCATCAACTTTAATCCAAAATATAGTACGTTTGTCTTCCACGACCTAGCAATGACTACATGTCTTCTGACTGGCTCCTTTGTTTTACAGCCTTCTCGGGTGGAATGGGCGGAATGGGAGGAATGGGAGGTCCCCCAAGGTAAATATATGGGAAACTTCTTGCACTTCGTATTCtgcttattttattattgttgaTGTAAGACTGTGATGTTTCACAACCCCTAAATGTACATCTTTCGTTGGTTGATCAGGTCCGCATCAGAGGACTTCAAGGTTCCCGATGGCATGGTTGGATTCAGTGAGTAAAATGCatgatatagacacacacacaattgtattGAATTTTAATGTACCTCTTCAGGCGGACGGTAGTCTTTTTTTTGTAACGCCTTTATCTAAACTTTCAGTTATTGGGAGAGGCGGAGAGCAGATATCCCGTATGCAGCAGGAATCTGGATGTAAAATACAGATCGccccaggtaaacacacatCTACATTTACATGTCGGCTTCATACCAGAGATGTGCAGGAACCTGTACACTAATCCTTCTCCTTTTTGTCATGCAGACAGCGGCGGCATGCCCGATAGATCGGTGACATTGACAGGATCCCCAGACGCCATCCAGTAAGTTCTCCtccacatgtttttttttattataaagtTGGGATgtcctcacactgattggtaccATGAGCTAATTTCTTTTCAAACTCCTTATAGGGCTGCGAAGAGGCTCCTCACAGAGATTGTGGAGAAGGGTCGCCCAACACCAGCATTCCACCACAACGAGGGCCCTGGCATGTCGGTTCAGGAGATCATGGTCCCTGCTTCTAAAGCCGGCTTGGTCATTGGCAAGGGAGGGGAAACCATTAAGAGCCTTCAGGTTAGTTGTCAAGCTTGGATGCTAAACAATCAGTCTTCATTTCTCTTTTCTCCAGCATGAACTCAACTTTGTGTATATTTTACATTAACCAGGAAAGAGCCGGAGTTAAGATGGTCATGATCCAGGAGGGACCTCAAAACACGGGCGCAGACAAACCTCTCCGGATTTCGGGGGAAGCTTTCAAAGTTCAGGTTGGTGGTCCTACCAAATGTGCATTCGATGCGACCTGGCCATTCCCTTAAGTAGCGCCATGATGAGGTCTCCTGTCCTAACCATCCATGTGTCTTTCAGCAAGCCAAAGAGTTGGTGATGGAGCTGATCAGAGACCAGGGGttcagagagcagaggggggagTATGGCTCTAGGTTGGGGGGTGGTGACAGCTTAGATGTGAGTAACATTGAAGTAAGTCAAATCGTTTTCTAATCCACCATCCACTTACAATCGGGCACGGGGTGACAAGAGGTTTCTCCTGACCGCGGCTGCTACTCAATGTCCCCCCCCAGGTCCCAGTGCCGAGGTTCGCGGTCGGCATCGTCATCGGTAGGAACGGCGAGATGATCAAGAAGATCCAGAGCGACACGGGCGTCCGCATCCAGTTCAAACAAGacgacggcaccacgccggagAGGATAGCCCAGATCATGGGCCCCCCCGAGCAGGCCCAGCACGCGGCCGACATCATCTCCGACCTCCTGCGCAGCGTCCAGGCCGGCGGACCCCCGGGTcacggggggggcagggggcggggccgcggaCAGGGCAACTGGAACATGGGCCCCCCCGGAGGCCTGCAGGAGTTCACCTTCACCGTCCCCACCATGAAGACCGGCCTCATCATCGGCAAGGGTGAGGACCCTCGCTGCTCGCTGGCCGTTGGGCGGGGGAGTGGGCTCGTCTGTGTTGTGGGATTAACGGGCCGTCCTCTCGTCTCCAGGGGGCGAGACGATAAAGGGCATCAGCCAGCAGTCGGGGGCCCGCATCGAGCTCCAGAGGAACCCCCCGCCCAACGCCGACCCCAACATTAAGATGTTCACCGTGCGCGGCTCCCCCCAGCAGATCGACTACGCCAGGCAGCTCGTGGAGGAGAAGATCGGGGTGAGACTCCTTGAGAGCGCCTCCTCCGCTgcgtggaggagctgctggatgACCAAGAGTCGTGACCAGGTTGTGATGGAAAAAGTGTCTGCTGATAATCACGCATTCGGGGTTCATTTGTTTCAGTGTCCGGTCACCCCAATGGGAGGACCCCATGGTCCACCTGGGCCTCACGGAGGACCCGGCCCCCACGGCCCCCCAGGGCCACCAGGCCCACCCGGTGCGCCAATGGGGCCCTACAACCCGGGACCCTACAACCAGGGGCCCCCCGGTCCACAGTGAGTACTCGCTTCTACTCATCCCAGCCGTCAGCTCATAGACCGTACTTTAATGTTACTTTAATTAGTCTTGGACACATCAAAGTGTTGCTCAGAAATAGACACTCATGGAGAGGTTCAGTGTGATGGCGGACACGAATGTGAACGCATGTACACAATAAAGATGATCAACGTGGAAGGTGCTGAAGTGTTGATCCTGAtggtgtctctcccccccccccccccagcggtccTCCGGCCCCCTACCAGCCTCAGGGATGGGGCAACGGCTTCCCCCACTGGCAGCAGGGCCAGCCTGACCCTAGTGAGTCCTTAATCTGGATGGAGCCAATGACCTGCTGGGTGTTACCCCGATGGGGAGCACCACAGTGATGGTGTTAACCTATTGATGTAGAATGCAAAGTGATCTCACCGTGACCTTAACTGCAGAGCTGTGAACTAGAGCTGGGCCATTAATCAATTTTTAATCGTAATTTGAAATATCATAAACAATGATAttgaacacatttttatttatcaaGTGCACTTATTTGAAACGGGTATTTACAGCACTTCCTTTTCTGAGGTTTCGTATTTCATCTCTTTAGATAAAGTAAAATATAAACATGGCAGCATGCGCTGAAAGAACGGCGCGTGTAGAGTCTGTGGTAACCGTAAGCATCCGTTTGAAAGTAATCAGATTTTATTCTTAGGCCGGCCCACCCAGCCCTAGTATGACCTATGAACCCTGTCGTTGTACGCCGTCCTCGATTCTTACGTTCTGCTCTTGGTCACGATACATGTCCAGACAAAGCTGCTGCTGATGCCAACGCTGCGGCGTGGGCGGCGTACTACTCCCAGTACGGCCAGCAGCCCCAGGCCCCCATGACCCCCACCGGCGGAGCCCCCGGAACCACGCAGTCCAACGGCcaaggtaaccccccccccccccccgcacacacacacacacacacctgggtgtCTGtagaggagggcccccacagagTAGCGCAGCCCTGCCTTATCTGCCTCCCG is a window of Gadus macrocephalus chromosome 8, ASM3116895v1 DNA encoding:
- the LOC132462413 gene encoding far upstream element-binding protein 1-like isoform X3, with the translated sequence MADYSNVAPPSSNAPAGMNDAFKDALQRARQIAAKIGVDGVAAPTTNEFGYGGQKRPLEDAGGYFPMPNLNIDQPETKKVAPSDPFSGGMGGMGGMGGPPRSASEDFKVPDGMVGFIIGRGGEQISRMQQESGCKIQIAPDSGGMPDRSVTLTGSPDAIQAAKRLLTEIVEKGRPTPAFHHNEGPGMSVQEIMVPASKAGLVIGKGGETIKSLQERAGVKMVMIQEGPQNTGADKPLRISGEAFKVQQAKELVMELIRDQGFREQRGEYGSRLGGGDSLDVSNIEVPVPRFAVGIVIGRNGEMIKKIQSDTGVRIQFKQDDGTTPERIAQIMGPPEQAQHAADIISDLLRSVQAGGPPGHGGGRGRGRGQGNWNMGPPGGLQEFTFTVPTMKTGLIIGKGGETIKGISQQSGARIELQRNPPPNADPNIKMFTVRGSPQQIDYARQLVEEKIGCPVTPMGGPHGPPGPHGGPGPHGPPGPPGPPGAPMGPYNPGPYNQGPPGPHGPPAPYQPQGWGNGFPHWQQGQPDPNKAAADANAAAWAAYYSQYGQQPQAPMTPTGGAPGTTQSNGQGGPQAPGQSGQADYTKAWEEYYKKTGQQSQQPQDYTKAWEDYYKKQGQAAPQATAAATAQPGGQPDYSAAWAEYYRQQAAYYGTASPQAMGGAPQAPQGQ
- the LOC132462413 gene encoding far upstream element-binding protein 1-like isoform X1, translating into MADYSNVAPPSSNAPAGMNDAFKDALQRARQIAAKIGVDGVAAPTTNEFGYGGQKRPLEDAGGYFPMPNLNIDQPETKKVAPSDPFSGGMGGMGGMGGPPRSASEDFKVPDGMVGFIIGRGGEQISRMQQESGCKIQIAPDSGGMPDRSVTLTGSPDAIQAAKRLLTEIVEKGRPTPAFHHNEGPGMSVQEIMVPASKAGLVIGKGGETIKSLQERAGVKMVMIQEGPQNTGADKPLRISGEAFKVQQAKELVMELIRDQGFREQRGEYGSRLGGGDSLDVSNIEVPVPRFAVGIVIGRNGEMIKKIQSDTGVRIQFKQDDGTTPERIAQIMGPPEQAQHAADIISDLLRSVQAGGPPGHGGGRGRGRGQGNWNMGPPGGLQEFTFTVPTMKTGLIIGKGGETIKGISQQSGARIELQRNPPPNADPNIKMFTVRGSPQQIDYARQLVEEKIGCPVTPMGGPHGPPGPHGGPGPHGPPGPPGPPGAPMGPYNPGPYNQGPPGPHGPPAPYQPQGWGNGFPHWQQGQPDPSHDTCPDKAAADANAAAWAAYYSQYGQQPQAPMTPTGGAPGTTQSNGQGGPQAPGQSGQADYTKAWEEYYKKTGQQSQQPQDYTKAWEDYYKKQGQAAPQATAAATAQPGGQPDYSAAWAEYYRQQAAYYGTASPQAMGGAPQAPQGQ
- the LOC132462413 gene encoding far upstream element-binding protein 1-like isoform X2, which gives rise to MADYSNVAPPSSNAPAGMNDAFKDALQRARQIAAKIGVDGVAAPTTNEFGYGGQKRPLEDAGGYFPMPNLNIDQPETKKVAPSDPFSGGMGGMGGMGGPPRSASEDFKVPDGMVGFIIGRGGEQISRMQQESGCKIQIAPDSGGMPDRSVTLTGSPDAIQAAKRLLTEIVEKGRPTPAFHHNEGPGMSVQEIMVPASKAGLVIGKGGETIKSLQERAGVKMVMIQEGPQNTGADKPLRISGEAFKVQQAKELVMELIRDQGFREQRGEYGSRLGGGDSLDVSNIEVPVPRFAVGIVIGRNGEMIKKIQSDTGVRIQFKQDDGTTPERIAQIMGPPEQAQHAADIISDLLRSVQAGGPPGHGGGRGRGRGQGNWNMGPPGGLQEFTFTVPTMKTGLIIGKGGETIKGISQQSGARIELQRNPPPNADPNIKMFTVRGSPQQIDYARQLVEEKIGCPVTPMGGPHGPPGPHGGPGPHGPPGPPGPPGAPMGPYNPGPYNQGPPGPHGPPAPYQPQGWGNGFPHWQQGQPDPSPDKAAADANAAAWAAYYSQYGQQPQAPMTPTGGAPGTTQSNGQGGPQAPGQSGQADYTKAWEEYYKKTGQQSQQPQDYTKAWEDYYKKQGQAAPQATAAATAQPGGQPDYSAAWAEYYRQQAAYYGTASPQAMGGAPQAPQGQ